The DNA window GATTTCATCTAACTCATCAATTTCCCAATATTTTTTCAGCGGCATCTTTTCCACTTTGCAAAGCACCTTCCATAAATCCCTGCCATTCTGCTAAATGTTCTCCTGCAAATAAAGTGTTTTGAAAAGGTTCACTTAGTACAGGCATTACATCAAACCATTGCTTCACACCATACAAAGCATAAGCACCATAAGACGCAGGCTCATTTCCCCAATAAAACTTTATGTCTTCTTTTAGATATTTACTTACATCACCGAATGCCGGTCTTAGCGCATCCAGGATTATTGACTTGCGTTGTTCCTGACTCACTGCATTCAACGATTCAGCTTTGTCACCGGTGGCATAACAAATTAATGTACCGCCCGGTCCACTCTGGTTCTTGGTAGCGTGATAAAAATAATGGGCAGGCGTATCAGTAACCATGTCAAAATCTTCCTGCTTCCAAAATTTTTCAGAGAAGACCATTGGAAATTTTCCGATTCGAGCATATTGTAGTTCATTTAGTGCATCGAGCATATTTTCAGGTAATTGTGGGGACCATAGGATTTTTCGTAATGAAAAAGTGGGTACTGCGCAAATTAATTTATCTGCTTCGAATATTGTTCCATTCTCACAGCGAACTTGCACACCATTTTTATTTTGTGTGATGTTGGTTACTTTATGATTAATATGAATATTTTCTTTCCCTATGGTATTGCTTAATGCCTCGGTAAGTTTAGAATTTCCACCTTTAATTTTTAAATCCATTTCATTTTTTTCGCTGCTCTCTGCAAACTCTGCAAATGCAGCATAAGCAGAAACATGTCTGATGCTTTCTCCAAAATCTGTACTGTCCATTAATTCCCTGAGCAGTAAATCGCGATCTTCAAAATTTTTATCCGAAAGGAATCTCCACCAATCTTTGCGGTCCAATTTCTTTTTTTGTTTGTCGGGCATGGATTCCCATTCAGTTTTCTTGCTTTTCCAGAATTTTTCAAATGCAGGACTTAAATTCCACTTTCCATTTTTAAAGTATTGACCATTTTGTGTCAGATGTGTTTCAAATTGATTGTTCTCAAGAGTCAAACCAAATTTTTTACAAAGTGATATGATCAAGGAATGGGATTGCCCAACCCATTCTGCACCCAATTCAATGACCTGGTCTGGAGAAGAGGAGGGGTGATGTGAAAAAACTCGCCCACCTATTCTGTTTTTGGCTTCTAGAATGGTAACTTTTAAACCTCGCTCCTTGAGGACATGGGCAGCCATCAATCCGGCAAACCCGGCACCAATGATACATACTGATTTTGCTTTTTTACCGGAGTTAAAATTTGGAATGGGGAGATGGCTTCCAATTTCCCGCCAGGCTGCTGTTCCAACAGCGGATTGAATGATGAAGGTCCTTCTTTTCATTTTGTTTGTTGAATTCGCGGAAGTAAAGATAAAAAAGTATTTCACCCTAAATCCTATATCATCATTGAACAATTTGCATTTGACTAAGCTTTTCGTTAATTAAATTGACCCCTCAGATTATATTTCAGAAAATATCCGTAGGTTTTTAAACTTTGTTGTTAAAATTAAGTCTTACCAATATGAATTTATTCAAGTTCCTTGTATTTGCTTTATTATTTGGTTATGTCAGCCATCCAATCTTCGCTCAAGGGAAATACAAGGTGTATTTTTTTTTGCTGGAGGAATGCAAAATTACGCAGGCTTATGTCAAGGAAATTAATAGTTTGAAGAAAGAGTATGAATGCGACAGTATTGCATTTAAAGCTTTCTTTCCAAGCCCCTCCTCAGAAATTAATTTAGTAGAGAAATTCATGGAGGAATATCAAATAGATTTGAATTACGAAATGGACGAATTACAGGTGGCCGCATCCAAATTTGACATCACCGTAATGCCAGAAGTGGTATTGTATGATGAGTCAAAAATGAAAGTCCTATACCAGGGACGCATCGACAATCTATTTGCCAAAATTGGTAAGCGAAGATCCAGGGCCACCACGCATGAGTTGAATGATTGTCTTGAATCTATTCGAAATGGAAAATTGATCAATCCTTTTAGAACCAATGCGATTGGTTGTTTTTTAACACGGTTGTAATTCGAAGACAATAACATATCTTTGATAATTAATTATTAGATGATGAAATACGGATACGGTTTTTTATTTTTAATTGTTTTCTTTTTTGAAGGTCAGGCACAGACCTATTCTGAACAGGTAGCCTCCATTATTTATACTCATTGCAGTAATTGTCATCGGCCCGGTGAAATTGGGCCTTTCCCATTGACCAATTACGAAGAGGTGAAGGACAGGGCTTTTACCATCAAGTACGTTACAGAATCAAGGTATATGCCACCCTGGAAGCCAGATCCAAAGTACCGAAATTTTCAACATGAGAATTTTCTCACTGATGCTGAAATCAGCATTCTGGGAAAATGGGTGGACGCTGGAATGCCACAAGGAGATCCTTCGAAAGAACCTCCATTTCCTAATTTTCCTTCCGGTTCTCAGATTGGAACTCCTGACCTGGTTGTTTCTTTTGCCAAAAAGTATGTGCATAAAGGAAATGGCCTGGACGAATACAGATATTTTGTCTTGCCAACCAATCTTACCGAGGACAAAGAATTGGTGGCATTAGAAATGAGACCCGGTAATAAAAAAATTGTTCATCATACTTTGTTCTGGGCAGACAATACGGGTTCTGCCAGGGCAGAAGATGCCAAGACTCCGGAATACGGATTTACAGGTGCAGCCTCGAATGTGTTAAAAGGAGAACAATTACCGGGATATGTTCCTGGTCAAAAACCAAATATTTATACCAACGGAATGTCACAGATGGTGCCAAAGGGATCTGATTTGGTTTTACAAATGCATTATGCTCCAACGGCAGTGGATGAATCGGATAGCTCTGTAGTCAATTTGTTTTTTGCCAAGCAACCCAGTAAGAGAACAGTTTACAATAAGATAATGCTTCCGCCTGATCTGATCAACGGACCATTTATCATTCCCGCCAATACAGTAAAACAGTTTCATGGAGTGTATAAAGTGCCTCTCAATGTAAGTCTGGTAGGGATTTGGCCACATTGCCATATGTTGGGTAAAGATTGGGAAGTTTATGCCAAACTCCCGAACGGGAGCCAAATTCCACTGATCAAAATCTCTGATTGGGATTTTAATTGGCAGGGTGGATATTATTTTCAAAAGCTCATAGTCATTCCGGCAGGAAGTGAAATTCATGCTTTTGCAACTTACGACAATACAGTTGATAATCCGGTTAATCCTAATTCGCCGCCCAAGTCAATTACCTGGGGGGAAGGGACTTCTGATGAAATGTATTATTTACCCATCAGTTTCGTACTGGCTCAGCCGGGAGATGAGAATGTAAGTCTGAGCAACGATGATCTTGCTGGGAAAGGAATCTTGAACAAGGATATAAGTAACCAATTATTACCTGTTTACCCCAATCCAACACAATCAGATTTAAACATCCCTTTTGTACTGAATGCAGACCAGCAGGTGCAATTTGATCTGGTAGATCTTATAGGAATGACTGTGTCTAAGCTGGCAGACAAGAGAAATTATTTTCAAGGTCAGCATTCCTTGAAAATTAAGACTCCACCAGTCGAGAACGGTGTTTATTTT is part of the Candidatus Vicinibacter affinis genome and encodes:
- a CDS encoding T9SS type A sorting domain-containing protein encodes the protein MMKYGYGFLFLIVFFFEGQAQTYSEQVASIIYTHCSNCHRPGEIGPFPLTNYEEVKDRAFTIKYVTESRYMPPWKPDPKYRNFQHENFLTDAEISILGKWVDAGMPQGDPSKEPPFPNFPSGSQIGTPDLVVSFAKKYVHKGNGLDEYRYFVLPTNLTEDKELVALEMRPGNKKIVHHTLFWADNTGSARAEDAKTPEYGFTGAASNVLKGEQLPGYVPGQKPNIYTNGMSQMVPKGSDLVLQMHYAPTAVDESDSSVVNLFFAKQPSKRTVYNKIMLPPDLINGPFIIPANTVKQFHGVYKVPLNVSLVGIWPHCHMLGKDWEVYAKLPNGSQIPLIKISDWDFNWQGGYYFQKLIVIPAGSEIHAFATYDNTVDNPVNPNSPPKSITWGEGTSDEMYYLPISFVLAQPGDENVSLSNDDLAGKGILNKDISNQLLPVYPNPTQSDLNIPFVLNADQQVQFDLVDLIGMTVSKLADKRNYFQGQHSLKIKTPPVENGVYFVLLRTNTGTLSQKLVIQR
- a CDS encoding FAD-dependent oxidoreductase; the encoded protein is MKRRTFIIQSAVGTAAWREIGSHLPIPNFNSGKKAKSVCIIGAGFAGLMAAHVLKERGLKVTILEAKNRIGGRVFSHHPSSSPDQVIELGAEWVGQSHSLIISLCKKFGLTLENNQFETHLTQNGQYFKNGKWNLSPAFEKFWKSKKTEWESMPDKQKKKLDRKDWWRFLSDKNFEDRDLLLRELMDSTDFGESIRHVSAYAAFAEFAESSEKNEMDLKIKGGNSKLTEALSNTIGKENIHINHKVTNITQNKNGVQVRCENGTIFEADKLICAVPTFSLRKILWSPQLPENMLDALNELQYARIGKFPMVFSEKFWKQEDFDMVTDTPAHYFYHATKNQSGPGGTLICYATGDKAESLNAVSQEQRKSIILDALRPAFGDVSKYLKEDIKFYWGNEPASYGAYALYGVKQWFDVMPVLSEPFQNTLFAGEHLAEWQGFMEGALQSGKDAAEKILGN